In one Lycium barbarum isolate Lr01 chromosome 7, ASM1917538v2, whole genome shotgun sequence genomic region, the following are encoded:
- the LOC132603695 gene encoding aquaporin TIP2-1-like, producing the protein MPGIAFGRFDISFSLGSIKAYLAEFISTLLFVFAGVGSAIAYNKVTTDAALDPSGLVAIAVCHGFALFVAVSIAANISGGHVNPAVTFGLALGGQITVLTGLFYWIAQLLGAIVGSYLLKVATGGMAVPIHSVAAGVGAAEGVVMEIIITFALVYTVYATAADPKKGSLGIIAPIAIGFIVGANILAAGPFSGGSMNPARSFGPAVASGNFAGIWIYWVGPLVGGGLAGLIYSNVFMNHEHAPLSSDF; encoded by the exons ATGCCTGGCATAGCTTTTGGACGCTTTGATATTTCATTCAGCTTAGGGTCTATTAAAGCCTATCTTGCTGAATTCATCTCCACCTTGCTCTTTGTCTTTGCTGGAGTTGGTTCAGCTATAGCTTACA ACAAGGTGACAACTGATGCTGCTCTTGATCCGTCCGGACTTGTAGCTATTGCAGTTTGCCATGGATTTGCTCTCTTCGTGGCGGTTTCCATTGCCGCTAACATCTCTGGTGGTCACGTGAACCCTGCTGTTACCTTTGGATTGGCTCTTGGTGGCCAAATTACCGTTCTCACCGGCCTCTTCTACTGGATTGCTCAACTTTTGGGTGCCATTGTAGGTTCCTACCTCCTCAAAGTTGCGACCGGAGGAATG GCTGTTCCAATCCACAGTGTGGCAGCTGGAGTAGGAGCTGCTGAAGGAGTGGTGATGGAAATTATCATCACCTTTGCTTTGGTGTACACAGTGTACGCCACAGCAGCTGACCCAAAGAAGGGTTCATTGGGTATCATTGCACCCATTGCCATCGGTTTCATTGTTGGTGCCAACATCTTGGCTGCAGGCCCATTCTCTGGCGGTTCAATGAACCCGGCCCGCTCTTTCGGGCCTGCAGTGGCTAGTGGCAACTTTGCTGGTATCTGGATTTACTGGGTCGGACCCCTTGTTGGTGGTGGTTTGGCTGGCCTTATCTACAGCAATGTGTTCATGAACCATGAACATGCCCCTCTATCTAGTgatttctaa